The following are encoded together in the Kribbella sp. CA-293567 genome:
- a CDS encoding ribose-phosphate diphosphokinase: MREIVVFSGNAHSTLAQQICADLGVELSPVEIHRFSNDCLQVQLQVNCRQRDVYIVQPLVPPTQEHLMELLLMIDAARGASAAQITAVIPHYAYARSDKKDASRISIGARLVADLLVAAGVDRVLTMALHAPQVHGFFSVPVDHLTAIGVLAEHFRGTDLSNTVVVSPDLGNAKTATQFARLLGLPVAAGSKQRLADDRVVIDAIVGDVAGKRAIVLDDEIATGGSIIELLDRLKDRGCVQAAVATTHGLFAGKAVERLRSHPSITQVISTDTVPRPDGFPELQVSSVSGLFAEAIKRIHDGESVSSLFDGVDPTHAPPQPKLPF, translated from the coding sequence GTGCGAGAGATCGTCGTGTTCAGCGGAAACGCCCATTCCACTCTTGCTCAGCAGATCTGCGCTGATCTCGGGGTGGAGCTGTCGCCGGTGGAGATCCACCGGTTCAGCAACGACTGCCTTCAGGTCCAGTTGCAGGTGAACTGCCGGCAGCGCGACGTCTACATCGTCCAGCCGCTGGTGCCGCCGACGCAGGAGCACCTGATGGAGCTGCTGCTGATGATCGACGCGGCCCGCGGTGCCTCGGCGGCGCAGATCACCGCGGTGATCCCGCACTACGCGTACGCGCGCTCGGACAAGAAGGACGCCTCGCGGATCTCGATCGGTGCCCGGCTGGTCGCCGACCTGCTGGTTGCCGCCGGCGTCGACCGGGTGCTGACGATGGCGTTGCACGCTCCGCAGGTGCACGGCTTCTTCTCGGTACCGGTCGACCACCTGACCGCGATCGGGGTCCTGGCCGAGCACTTCCGCGGAACCGATCTCAGCAACACCGTCGTGGTCAGCCCGGACCTCGGCAACGCGAAGACCGCGACCCAGTTCGCCCGGCTGCTCGGCCTGCCGGTGGCGGCGGGCAGCAAGCAGCGGCTGGCCGACGACCGGGTGGTGATCGACGCGATCGTCGGCGACGTGGCCGGCAAGCGGGCGATCGTGCTGGACGACGAGATCGCCACCGGCGGCTCGATCATCGAACTGCTCGACCGGCTGAAGGACCGCGGCTGCGTCCAGGCGGCGGTCGCGACCACGCACGGGCTGTTCGCCGGCAAGGCGGTCGAGCGGTTGCGGTCGCATCCGTCGATCACCCAGGTGATCAGCACCGACACGGTGCCGCGGCCCGACGGTTTCCCCGAGCTGCAGGTCAGCTCGGTCTCCGGGTTGTTCGCCGAGGCGATCAAGCGGATCCACGACGGGGAGTCGGTCAGCAGCCTGTTCGACGGCGTCGATCCGACCCACGCGCCGCCGCAGCCCAAACTGCCCTTCTAG
- a CDS encoding threonine aldolase family protein, with protein sequence MPGGRNDAAAMSGGRSGGIVIDLRSDTVTRPSAGMLAAMTSAPLGDDVYGEDPTVTELEETVAELLGHEAGLFTVTGSLANILGVRALAAPGTEVLCEASAHIARAELGAHAAVSGITTRTWSAPGGQIDLAQIRALIAPDLGPYFVQTAAVSVENTHNFGGGAIQRSYDALADELDAAGLPLHLDGARLWNASVASGVPLAAYASRAAAASVCLSKGLGAPVGSVLVGSAELVREARVWRKRLGAGWRQAGVLAGAGLYAIRNNVERLAEDHANARRIAEILADAAPGSVKPDQVDTNIVVADLAGTGKTVAEVVAAAATAGLRVGGVGATQLRVVTHLDASAADCRTAGEILARLLS encoded by the coding sequence GTGCCGGGCGGCCGCAACGACGCCGCCGCGATGTCCGGCGGCCGAAGTGGAGGCATCGTGATCGACCTGCGGTCGGACACCGTGACGCGACCGTCCGCCGGCATGCTGGCGGCAATGACGAGCGCGCCCCTCGGCGACGACGTCTACGGTGAGGACCCCACGGTCACCGAGCTCGAGGAGACCGTCGCGGAGTTGCTCGGGCACGAGGCCGGGCTGTTCACGGTGACCGGTTCGCTGGCCAACATCCTCGGCGTCCGGGCGCTCGCCGCGCCCGGCACCGAAGTGCTCTGCGAGGCGAGTGCGCACATCGCGCGCGCCGAGCTGGGTGCGCACGCGGCGGTCAGCGGGATCACCACCCGGACGTGGAGCGCGCCCGGCGGGCAGATCGACCTCGCGCAGATCCGCGCCCTGATCGCCCCGGACCTCGGCCCGTACTTCGTCCAGACGGCGGCCGTCTCGGTCGAGAACACCCACAACTTCGGTGGCGGGGCGATCCAGCGCTCGTACGACGCCCTCGCCGACGAGCTCGATGCGGCAGGTCTCCCGCTGCACCTCGACGGAGCCCGGCTGTGGAACGCGTCGGTGGCCTCCGGCGTACCGCTGGCGGCGTACGCGTCACGAGCAGCGGCGGCCAGCGTGTGTCTCTCGAAGGGACTCGGTGCTCCGGTCGGCTCCGTGCTCGTCGGGTCGGCCGAGCTGGTCCGTGAGGCGCGAGTCTGGCGCAAGCGACTGGGCGCGGGCTGGCGTCAGGCCGGCGTACTGGCCGGCGCCGGGCTGTATGCCATCCGCAACAACGTGGAGCGTCTCGCCGAGGATCACGCGAACGCGCGCCGGATCGCCGAGATACTCGCCGACGCGGCGCCTGGCTCGGTCAAGCCGGACCAGGTCGACACCAACATCGTCGTCGCTGACCTGGCCGGCACCGGCAAGACGGTCGCCGAAGTGGTGGCCGCCGCCGCGACCGCCGGTCTGCGGGTCGGTGGCGTCGGCGCGACCCAGCTGCGGGTGGTCACCCACCTCGACGCCTCGGCGGCGGACTGCAGAACCGCGGGGGAGATCCTGGCTCGCCTGCTCAGCTGA
- a CDS encoding class II 3-deoxy-7-phosphoheptulonate synthase, translated as MQFATLSAGEVPGVPTLDELRAMKPLQQPEWPDQQALDHVIGQLRTLPPLVFAGECDDLTTRIGAVARGESFLLQGGDCAETFDGVTAENIRAKLRVLLQMSVVLQYAASVPVVKVGRIAGQYAKPRSSGDETRDGVTLPSYRGDAVNGLEFTEESRIPDPQRLRGVYNAAAATLNLTRAFTTGGYADLHQVHAWNTDFVRSSPVGQKYERLASEIERALAFMRACGATADEFRTVDFYASHEALILEYEHALTRIDSRTEQPYDVSGHLLWVGERTRQLDGAHIEFLSTLSNPLGVKIGPTTTPEYIRALIDKLNPKGIEGRLTFITRMGAGKIRAGLPPLLEAVRDHGSPVAWVCDPMHGNTYETPNGYKTRNFDDVIDEVQGFFDAHEQVGTWPGGMHIELTGDDVTECLGGGEALVAEDLVNRYETACDPRLNRHQSLELAFLVAERLRGARS; from the coding sequence ATGCAATTTGCGACTTTGAGTGCGGGGGAAGTGCCTGGAGTTCCGACTCTGGACGAGCTGCGGGCCATGAAGCCGCTGCAGCAGCCGGAGTGGCCGGACCAGCAGGCTCTGGACCACGTCATCGGCCAGCTCAGGACGTTGCCGCCACTGGTGTTCGCCGGTGAGTGCGACGACCTGACCACCAGGATCGGGGCGGTGGCGCGGGGCGAGTCGTTCCTGCTGCAGGGCGGCGACTGCGCAGAGACCTTCGACGGGGTGACCGCCGAGAACATCCGGGCCAAGCTCCGGGTGCTGCTGCAGATGTCCGTCGTGCTCCAGTACGCCGCGAGCGTGCCGGTCGTGAAGGTCGGCCGGATCGCCGGGCAGTACGCGAAGCCGCGCAGTTCCGGCGACGAGACCCGCGACGGCGTGACGCTGCCGTCGTACCGCGGCGACGCGGTCAACGGCCTGGAGTTCACCGAGGAGTCGCGGATCCCGGACCCGCAGCGCCTGCGCGGCGTCTACAACGCGGCCGCCGCCACGCTGAACCTGACCCGCGCCTTCACCACCGGTGGGTACGCCGACCTGCACCAGGTGCACGCCTGGAACACCGACTTCGTCCGGTCCTCGCCGGTCGGGCAGAAGTACGAGCGGCTCGCCTCCGAGATCGAGCGCGCGCTCGCCTTCATGCGCGCCTGCGGCGCGACCGCCGACGAGTTCCGGACGGTCGACTTCTACGCCTCGCACGAGGCGCTGATCCTGGAGTACGAACACGCCCTGACCCGGATCGACTCGCGCACCGAGCAGCCGTACGACGTCTCCGGTCACCTGCTCTGGGTGGGGGAGCGGACCCGCCAGCTGGACGGCGCGCACATCGAGTTCCTGTCGACGCTGAGCAACCCGCTGGGGGTGAAGATCGGCCCGACCACCACTCCGGAGTACATCCGGGCCCTGATCGACAAGCTGAACCCGAAGGGCATCGAGGGCCGGCTGACCTTCATCACCCGGATGGGGGCGGGCAAGATCCGGGCCGGCCTGCCGCCGCTGCTGGAGGCGGTCCGCGACCACGGCTCGCCGGTCGCCTGGGTCTGCGACCCGATGCACGGCAACACCTACGAGACGCCGAACGGCTACAAGACCCGCAACTTCGACGACGTGATCGACGAGGTGCAGGGCTTCTTCGACGCGCACGAGCAGGTCGGTACCTGGCCGGGCGGGATGCACATCGAGCTCACCGGCGACGACGTCACCGAGTGCCTCGGTGGTGGCGAGGCACTGGTCGCGGAGGACCTGGTCAACCGCTACGAGACGGCCTGCGACCCGCGGCTGAACCGGCACCAGTCGCTGGAACTCGCCTTCCTGGTCGCCGAGCGCCTGCGCGGCGCGCGCTCCTGA
- a CDS encoding DUF2237 family protein, with protein MESELNVLGEALQECGTDPVTGFFRDGCCSTGPEDVGSHTVCAVMTSEFLTHQARVGNDLSTPRPEFGFAGLTPGDRWCVVAARWLQAYHAGAAAPVVLASTHARSLETIPLAVLRDHAVDVPPDLSSLG; from the coding sequence ATGGAGAGCGAGTTGAACGTCCTCGGTGAGGCCCTGCAGGAGTGTGGGACCGACCCGGTCACGGGATTCTTCCGCGACGGCTGCTGCAGCACCGGTCCGGAGGATGTGGGCAGCCACACGGTCTGCGCGGTGATGACCAGCGAGTTCCTGACCCACCAGGCGAGGGTCGGCAACGACCTCAGTACGCCGCGGCCCGAGTTCGGCTTCGCCGGTCTCACCCCGGGCGACCGCTGGTGCGTGGTCGCGGCCCGCTGGCTGCAGGCGTACCACGCCGGCGCGGCGGCACCCGTCGTACTGGCCTCGACCCATGCCCGGTCCCTGGAGACCATCCCGCTCGCGGTCCTGCGCGACCACGCCGTCGACGTCCCCCCGGACCTCAGCTCGCTGGGCTGA
- a CDS encoding lysophospholipid acyltransferase family protein, whose product MLYLFLRRFFVGPIAKLLFRPRVEGLENIPSTGPALLVSNHLAFTDSVFLPVAVPRQIVFPAKSEYFTAPGLKGRLMATFFRSIGQIPIDRSGGRASLAALNTGLEILAKGQLFGIYPEGTRSPDGRLYKGKTGVARMAIVAGVPVIPVAMIDTEKLNPPGSVWPKFLIREPGRRLPRLIRPGVSIGKPLDFSRYEGMERDRFVLRSVTDEIMYAMMELSGQEYVDMYAEKAKELIKAGESVDDHIKPRLGDTKAS is encoded by the coding sequence GTGCTGTACCTGTTCCTCAGGCGGTTTTTCGTCGGACCGATTGCGAAGCTCCTCTTCCGTCCCAGGGTCGAGGGGCTGGAGAACATTCCCTCGACCGGGCCGGCCCTGCTGGTCAGCAACCATCTGGCCTTCACCGACTCGGTCTTCCTGCCGGTGGCGGTGCCGCGGCAGATCGTCTTCCCGGCCAAGTCGGAGTACTTCACCGCGCCCGGGCTGAAGGGCCGCCTGATGGCGACCTTCTTCCGCTCGATCGGCCAGATCCCGATCGACCGTTCCGGCGGCCGCGCGTCCCTGGCCGCGCTGAACACCGGGCTGGAGATCCTCGCCAAGGGCCAGCTGTTCGGGATCTATCCCGAGGGCACCCGCTCACCCGACGGCCGGCTCTACAAGGGCAAGACCGGCGTGGCGCGGATGGCGATCGTGGCCGGTGTCCCGGTGATCCCGGTGGCGATGATCGACACCGAGAAGCTGAACCCGCCCGGTTCGGTCTGGCCCAAGTTCCTGATCCGCGAGCCCGGCCGCCGGTTGCCGCGGCTGATCCGGCCCGGCGTCTCGATCGGCAAGCCGCTGGACTTCTCCCGGTACGAGGGGATGGAGCGCGACCGGTTCGTGCTGCGCTCGGTCACCGACGAGATCATGTACGCGATGATGGAGCTGTCCGGCCAGGAGTACGTCGACATGTACGCCGAGAAGGCCAAGGAGCTGATCAAGGCGGGCGAGTCGGTCGACGACCACATCAAGCCCCGGCTGGGCGACACCAAGGCCTCCTGA
- a CDS encoding alpha/beta hydrolase, translating to MPVQAHAEEFRNPGSGANAATGVLLSHGFTGSPRAMRPFGEHLAADGYGVAVPRLPGHGTRWQELNNTRWQDWYAVLDNELERLRKEHDRVFVAGLSMGGCLVLRLAEQHGADISGVILVNPSVRTDDKRLAVLPVLQRVVPSFPGISNDIKKPGVDEGAYSRLPLRALHSLSQLWTITRADLAKVTQPVLLFRSTVDHVVEPSSGRAILAAISSRDVTETLLEDSYHVATLDNDAPRIFADTTAFIDRVAADA from the coding sequence GTGCCAGTGCAAGCTCACGCGGAGGAGTTCCGCAACCCAGGATCCGGTGCGAACGCCGCGACCGGGGTGCTGCTGAGCCACGGATTCACCGGCTCCCCCCGCGCGATGCGGCCGTTCGGTGAGCATCTGGCGGCGGACGGGTACGGCGTCGCCGTACCGCGGCTGCCGGGGCACGGCACTCGCTGGCAGGAGCTGAACAACACCCGCTGGCAGGACTGGTACGCCGTCCTGGACAACGAGCTGGAGCGGCTCCGCAAGGAGCACGATCGGGTCTTCGTGGCCGGCCTGTCGATGGGCGGCTGCCTCGTGCTGCGGCTGGCCGAGCAGCACGGCGCCGACATCTCCGGGGTGATCCTGGTCAACCCGTCCGTGCGGACCGACGACAAGCGGCTCGCCGTACTGCCGGTGCTGCAGCGGGTGGTGCCGTCGTTCCCGGGCATCTCCAACGACATCAAGAAGCCGGGCGTCGACGAGGGCGCGTACTCCCGGCTGCCGCTGCGGGCACTCCACTCGCTCTCGCAGCTCTGGACGATCACCCGCGCCGACCTCGCCAAGGTCACCCAGCCGGTATTGCTCTTCCGAAGTACCGTCGACCATGTCGTGGAGCCGAGCTCGGGCCGGGCGATCCTGGCCGCGATCTCGTCCCGCGACGTCACCGAAACCCTGCTCGAGGACAGCTATCACGTGGCCACTCTGGACAACGACGCTCCCCGCATCTTCGCCGACACCACCGCGTTCATCGACCGGGTCGCCGCCGATGCGTGA
- a CDS encoding ornithine cyclodeaminase produces MQVTETVEITGHLMDTGLLSRVLDDIRGYGGEYTLDKFDLGYDKDDPSTVRMTVGAEDEEALQRLLMRIQTKGANLVDPGTPEISEVLQDGVFPDGFYSTTNLPTSVRLNGRWVGVRNPEMDCGLLVEGDAVRTIPMSEVKAGMRIISSAQGVRVTPPIVAHTEESFGFMESEVSSEKPQRVLVQQVADGMREAKAAGLKVLWVGGPGIVHTGAAPAMVAIVEAGFVDVMFAGNALATHDIESSLYGTSLGVDLARGRGVEHGHEHHIRAINTIRKAGSIAEAVESGVLTSGVMHALVKNGNKFVLVGSVRDDGPLPDVYTDVLEGQRAMRAELEGVGYCLMAATMLHSVATGNILPAAVPLTCVDINPATVTKLADRGSSQARGIVTDVGLFIEHLARELSPSYADTE; encoded by the coding sequence GTGCAGGTGACCGAGACGGTCGAGATCACCGGCCACCTGATGGACACCGGGCTGCTGTCCCGGGTCCTGGACGACATCCGCGGGTACGGCGGTGAGTACACGCTGGACAAGTTCGATCTCGGCTACGACAAGGACGATCCGTCGACCGTGCGGATGACGGTGGGCGCCGAGGACGAGGAAGCCCTGCAGCGGCTGCTGATGCGGATCCAGACCAAGGGCGCCAACCTGGTCGACCCCGGTACGCCGGAGATCTCCGAGGTGCTCCAGGACGGCGTCTTCCCGGACGGTTTCTACTCGACCACCAACCTGCCCACCAGCGTCCGGCTGAACGGCCGCTGGGTCGGGGTCCGCAACCCCGAGATGGACTGCGGGCTGCTGGTCGAGGGGGACGCCGTCCGCACCATCCCGATGTCGGAGGTGAAGGCCGGGATGCGGATCATCTCCAGCGCGCAGGGCGTCCGGGTCACTCCCCCGATCGTCGCGCACACCGAGGAGTCCTTCGGCTTCATGGAGTCCGAGGTCTCCAGCGAGAAGCCGCAGCGGGTCCTGGTCCAGCAGGTCGCCGACGGCATGCGCGAGGCGAAGGCGGCCGGCCTGAAGGTGCTCTGGGTCGGCGGCCCCGGCATCGTGCACACCGGCGCCGCACCGGCCATGGTGGCGATCGTCGAGGCCGGATTCGTCGACGTCATGTTCGCCGGCAACGCGCTCGCGACCCACGACATCGAGTCCTCGCTCTACGGAACGTCACTGGGCGTCGACCTGGCCCGCGGCCGGGGCGTGGAGCACGGCCACGAGCACCACATCCGGGCGATCAACACGATCCGCAAGGCCGGCTCGATCGCCGAGGCCGTCGAGTCCGGCGTACTGACCTCGGGCGTGATGCACGCACTGGTCAAGAACGGCAACAAGTTCGTCCTGGTCGGCTCGGTCCGCGACGACGGCCCGCTGCCCGACGTCTACACCGACGTCCTCGAGGGCCAGCGGGCGATGCGGGCCGAACTGGAAGGCGTCGGTTACTGCCTGATGGCCGCCACCATGCTGCATTCGGTTGCTACGGGCAACATCTTACCGGCGGCCGTCCCGCTGACCTGCGTCGACATCAACCCGGCCACCGTCACCAAGCTCGCCGACCGCGGGTCGTCCCAGGCCCGCGGCATCGTCACCGACGTCGGCCTGTTCATCGAGCACCTGGCCCGCGAACTCTCCCCGTCGTACGCCGACACGGAATAA
- a CDS encoding VOC family protein — protein MALRTKAHWFGVALNSPDPRALARFYQRLLGWELHADEPTWATLAPSKEAGYNLGFHLEELYQRPVWPAEEGKPQMQVHLDLEVDDLDQAVEHAIDAGAELAAYQPQERVRVMLDPDGHPFCLYLD, from the coding sequence ATGGCACTGAGAACGAAGGCACACTGGTTCGGCGTCGCGCTCAACTCCCCCGACCCGCGCGCGCTGGCACGCTTCTACCAACGACTCCTCGGCTGGGAGCTGCACGCCGACGAGCCCACCTGGGCGACCCTCGCGCCGTCGAAGGAGGCCGGCTACAACCTGGGTTTCCACCTCGAGGAGCTCTATCAGCGCCCCGTCTGGCCGGCCGAGGAAGGCAAACCCCAGATGCAGGTCCATCTCGACCTCGAGGTGGACGACCTCGACCAGGCGGTCGAGCACGCCATCGACGCGGGCGCCGAGCTGGCGGCGTACCAGCCGCAGGAGCGGGTTCGTGTGATGCTCGACCCAGATGGTCATCCGTTCTGCCTCTATCTGGACTGA
- a CDS encoding enoyl-CoA hydratase-related protein encodes MTELVHLTETDGVATITLDSPHNKNALSQQLTGELLDHLATADADNAVRVIVIRSALDVFCSGADLSEATTVGMGVGAQRMVDVQRAIVANTKPVVTRVAGPVRAGGIGIVAASDLSVAGHSATFALTEVRLGLAAATISLTVIPRLTDRAAALTFLTGDSFDGAEAASLGLVTTSVADAELDRALDALLKSLLKGAPQGLRESKKLLNRELLADIDARGTDLAELSAGLFGSPAAQEAMLAFLNRKKK; translated from the coding sequence ATGACGGAACTGGTGCACCTGACCGAGACCGACGGCGTGGCGACGATCACCCTGGACTCGCCGCACAACAAGAACGCGCTCTCCCAGCAGCTGACGGGTGAACTGCTCGATCACCTGGCGACCGCCGACGCCGACAACGCCGTCCGGGTGATCGTGATCCGCTCCGCGCTGGACGTGTTCTGCTCCGGCGCGGACCTGTCCGAGGCGACCACGGTCGGCATGGGCGTCGGCGCGCAGCGGATGGTGGACGTCCAGCGGGCGATCGTGGCCAACACTAAACCCGTCGTGACCAGGGTGGCCGGACCGGTACGAGCCGGCGGTATCGGGATCGTCGCCGCCTCCGACCTCAGCGTCGCCGGCCACAGCGCGACCTTCGCACTGACCGAGGTACGCCTCGGCCTCGCCGCCGCGACGATCTCGCTGACGGTCATCCCCCGCCTCACCGACCGCGCCGCGGCCCTGACCTTCCTCACCGGCGACAGCTTCGACGGCGCCGAGGCCGCGAGCCTCGGTCTGGTCACCACTTCGGTGGCCGACGCCGAGCTCGACCGGGCACTCGACGCGCTCCTGAAGTCCCTGCTCAAGGGCGCGCCGCAGGGCCTGCGCGAGTCGAAGAAACTGCTCAACCGCGAACTCCTCGCCGACATCGATGCCCGAGGCACCGACCTGGCCGAGCTCTCCGCCGGCCTCTTCGGCTCCCCCGCCGCCCAGGAAGCCATGCTCGCCTTCCTGAACCGCAAGAAGAAGTAG
- a CDS encoding phytanoyl-CoA dioxygenase family protein, protein MTITATMRRTFREQGFVVVPGVLTDEQLATGRKLVAAELENTPPAPGHVGIHFTWPRFEDGSHPLLDLYREAVAPLAAELVLPELGVDEPDFAQIATTIPPWPHRPGAPHVDGVTPLPDDGVPFTFSVLAGIWLTDQLEEYNGNLHVWPGTHRRFGEYLAAQGVDALAELSKDTSGAPYPRIELGEQVQTFGTAGSVLFAHYLLGHNIGGNTGPDRRETIYYRLQAGGHRGRWREVVADPLSEFRTE, encoded by the coding sequence ATGACGATCACCGCGACGATGCGCAGGACGTTCCGCGAGCAGGGTTTCGTGGTGGTGCCCGGTGTGCTCACCGACGAGCAGCTCGCGACCGGGCGGAAGCTGGTCGCGGCGGAGCTCGAGAACACTCCACCGGCGCCGGGGCACGTGGGTATCCACTTCACCTGGCCACGGTTCGAGGACGGTTCGCATCCGCTGCTCGACCTGTACCGCGAGGCCGTCGCGCCCCTGGCCGCCGAGCTGGTGCTGCCCGAGCTCGGTGTCGACGAGCCGGACTTCGCCCAGATCGCGACCACGATTCCGCCGTGGCCGCACCGTCCCGGCGCACCGCATGTCGACGGGGTGACACCGTTGCCGGACGACGGTGTGCCGTTCACGTTCTCCGTGCTGGCCGGCATCTGGCTGACCGACCAACTGGAGGAGTACAACGGCAACCTGCACGTCTGGCCCGGCACGCACCGGAGGTTCGGCGAATACCTGGCCGCGCAAGGTGTCGATGCCCTGGCCGAGTTGTCGAAGGACACCAGCGGGGCGCCGTACCCGAGGATCGAGTTGGGTGAGCAGGTCCAGACCTTCGGAACGGCCGGGAGCGTACTGTTCGCGCACTATCTGCTCGGGCACAACATCGGCGGCAACACCGGACCCGATCGGCGCGAGACGATCTACTACCGACTGCAGGCCGGTGGGCATCGGGGGCGGTGGCGCGAGGTCGTGGCCGATCCGCTGAGCGAGTTCAGGACGGAGTAG
- a CDS encoding endonuclease/exonuclease/phosphatase family protein, producing MTGSPSLRVLSYNVHRWGDDREALARVVRACAPDIALIQEAPTWWGTRRKRRAMAATFGLRYIAASARNAILVAEGIEVADPLHWRVWRPFVRRRFRFIATQLPGGSVGGRTTLGGVGLALVVCHLGLHIGGRQRELEQVLRGCKSFNLPYLLVGDLNEEPGGPVWDRLATEGLTDLGVDAGPTFHSDNPVKRIDGAHLSPGLTGRVIPLDSIEGVTREDLVAASDHLPMLLEITAPRTTPS from the coding sequence ATGACCGGCAGCCCGTCGCTGCGGGTGCTGTCCTACAACGTGCACCGCTGGGGTGACGACCGGGAAGCACTGGCCCGGGTGGTGCGTGCCTGCGCGCCCGACATCGCGCTGATCCAGGAAGCACCGACCTGGTGGGGCACGCGGCGCAAGCGCAGGGCGATGGCCGCGACGTTCGGGCTCCGCTACATCGCCGCCTCGGCCCGCAACGCGATTCTGGTTGCCGAGGGCATCGAGGTCGCGGATCCCTTGCACTGGAGGGTTTGGCGGCCGTTCGTCCGCCGCCGGTTCCGCTTCATTGCCACCCAGCTGCCCGGCGGTTCGGTCGGCGGCCGGACGACCCTGGGCGGAGTCGGGCTGGCCCTGGTGGTCTGCCATCTCGGACTGCACATCGGCGGCCGCCAGCGCGAGCTGGAGCAGGTCCTGCGCGGCTGCAAGTCCTTCAACCTGCCCTACCTGCTGGTCGGCGACCTCAACGAGGAACCAGGTGGTCCGGTCTGGGACCGCCTGGCCACCGAAGGCCTGACGGACCTCGGCGTCGACGCCGGACCGACCTTCCACTCCGACAACCCGGTCAAACGAATCGACGGCGCGCACCTCTCACCCGGTCTGACCGGCCGAGTGATCCCCCTCGACTCGATCGAGGGAGTCACCCGCGAAGATCTGGTCGCCGCCTCCGACCACCTGCCGATGCTGCTCGAAATCACCGCGCCGCGAACTACTCCGTCCTGA
- a CDS encoding ROK family glucokinase has translation MALTQALTIGIDIGGTKVAAGVVDPEGNILDRLRRDTPTKDPRETEDAIAEIVHDLESRHDVIAVGIGAAGFVDGTRSSVLFAPHLAWRHEPLRDAVERRLGLPVVVENDANAAAWSEWRFGGGQGESHLVCVTLGTGIGGAILNDGALQRGKFGIAGEFGHMQVVPGGHRCECGNRGCWEQYASGNALTREARELALSGSPVAHNLLRAADGDPRRINGQLVTALAKDGDPVAVELLEDVGRWLGIGLANLAAALDPGTFVIGGGVSDAGELLLAPAREAFKRTLTGRGFRPEARIVRAVLGPEAGMVGAADLAREEATWLRRVRVKTTAVTAKTAAGRSGRSTRLERAARKSVGRRTGMRTAEPLTEPATAELNGDPEA, from the coding sequence ATGGCTCTGACGCAGGCGTTGACGATCGGCATCGACATCGGTGGCACCAAGGTGGCCGCCGGGGTGGTCGATCCGGAGGGCAACATCCTGGACCGGTTGCGCCGGGACACGCCCACCAAGGACCCGCGGGAGACCGAGGACGCGATCGCCGAGATCGTGCACGACCTCGAGTCGCGGCACGACGTGATCGCGGTCGGCATCGGCGCGGCCGGGTTCGTCGACGGCACCCGGTCGTCGGTGCTGTTCGCGCCGCACCTGGCCTGGCGGCACGAGCCGCTGCGGGACGCCGTCGAGCGCCGCCTCGGCCTGCCCGTGGTGGTCGAGAACGACGCCAACGCCGCTGCCTGGTCGGAGTGGCGGTTCGGTGGCGGACAGGGCGAGAGCCATCTGGTCTGCGTCACGCTCGGCACCGGTATCGGTGGCGCGATCCTGAACGACGGCGCCTTGCAGCGCGGCAAGTTCGGCATCGCCGGCGAGTTCGGGCACATGCAGGTCGTGCCGGGCGGACACCGGTGCGAGTGTGGCAACCGCGGTTGCTGGGAGCAGTACGCCTCCGGCAACGCGCTGACCCGGGAGGCCCGTGAGCTGGCGCTGTCCGGTTCGCCGGTCGCGCACAACCTGCTGCGGGCGGCCGACGGAGATCCGCGCCGGATCAACGGTCAGCTGGTCACGGCCCTGGCGAAGGACGGCGACCCGGTCGCGGTCGAGTTGCTGGAGGACGTCGGTCGCTGGCTCGGTATCGGGCTGGCCAACCTGGCCGCCGCGCTGGATCCCGGCACCTTCGTGATCGGCGGTGGGGTCTCGGACGCGGGGGAGCTTCTGCTGGCTCCGGCGCGCGAAGCGTTCAAGCGAACCCTGACGGGCCGCGGTTTCCGGCCCGAGGCGCGGATCGTACGCGCGGTACTGGGTCCTGAGGCCGGCATGGTCGGCGCGGCGGATCTGGCCCGCGAAGAGGCGACCTGGCTGCGCCGGGTGCGGGTCAAGACGACCGCGGTGACGGCGAAGACGGCTGCCGGGCGAAGTGGACGGTCGACCCGGCTCGAGCGGGCGGCGCGCAAGTCGGTCGGACGGCGTACGGGGATGCGGACGGCCGAGCCGCTGACCGAGCCGGCCACCGCCGAGCTGAACGGTGATCCGGAGGCATGA